A genomic window from Methanovulcanius yangii includes:
- a CDS encoding alpha/beta hydrolase: MSGIEHTREAGKKTFELSEKVTVEQVSYTNRYGITVAADMYLSKDIDTSKQYPALVIGTPYGGVKEQGAGIYAQNMAERGFVAIAFDESYNGESGGEPRHVSSPDIFVEDFSAGVDFLGTRPFVDREKIGAIGICGSGAFSITAAQVDPRIKAVATASMYDMSRMIRKGWEDSMTDEERAQTLVQLGEQRWNDVENGSPALPDGFPSEPAGSIPEGLDPITSEFFEYYGMKRGHHPNAGAVFTMTSSMAFMNFPLMNYIETISPRQVLFIIGENAHSRYFSEDAYEMAAEPKELFIVPGARHIDLYDRTDMIPFDKLASFFATM; the protein is encoded by the coding sequence ATGTCAGGAATTGAACATACAAGAGAAGCGGGTAAAAAAACCTTTGAGCTCAGTGAAAAGGTAACGGTTGAACAAGTATCCTATACGAACAGGTACGGAATTACCGTTGCGGCGGACATGTACCTGTCAAAGGATATCGACACGTCGAAGCAATATCCGGCACTTGTCATCGGAACACCATACGGTGGGGTAAAAGAGCAGGGCGCCGGTATTTACGCACAGAACATGGCAGAACGGGGATTCGTTGCCATTGCGTTCGACGAATCGTATAACGGAGAAAGCGGTGGAGAACCACGGCACGTCTCCTCTCCGGATATATTCGTCGAAGACTTCAGCGCAGGAGTGGACTTTCTGGGTACGCGCCCGTTCGTAGACAGAGAAAAGATCGGAGCGATCGGTATCTGCGGAAGCGGAGCATTTTCCATCACTGCAGCTCAGGTCGACCCGCGTATCAAGGCCGTTGCCACTGCAAGCATGTATGATATGAGCAGGATGATACGAAAGGGATGGGAAGACTCGATGACTGATGAAGAGCGTGCCCAAACGTTGGTTCAGCTTGGCGAGCAGAGATGGAACGACGTTGAAAATGGCAGTCCGGCGCTGCCCGATGGATTCCCGAGTGAACCCGCGGGTTCCATTCCGGAAGGACTGGACCCCATCACCAGTGAATTCTTTGAATACTATGGCATGAAACGCGGCCATCATCCGAATGCAGGAGCGGTATTCACCATGACGAGCAGCATGGCATTCATGAATTTCCCGCTGATGAACTACATCGAAACCATTTCGCCACGGCAGGTCCTGTTCATCATCGGTGAGAATGCCCACTCGAGGTATTTCAGTGAAGATGCGTATGAAATGGCTGCAGAACCCAAGGAACTCTTCATTGTTCCGGGAGCACGACATATCGACCTGTACGACCGGACCGACATGATCCCGTTTGACAAACTGGCATCATTCTTCGCAACGATGTAG
- a CDS encoding cupin domain-containing protein — translation MTIPQQFEERIIFPVGEKIENEYFRGPAWLGVLVAPDSAWNCPIFNVTFEPGVRNNWHRHPGGQILLVTAGTGYYQEEGKTARLLNKGDVVQIPPDVRHWHGAAADSWFSHIAISTNVQQGDVEWMEPVTDEEYPE, via the coding sequence ATGACAATTCCACAACAATTCGAAGAGCGTATCATATTCCCTGTTGGAGAGAAGATTGAGAATGAATATTTCAGGGGACCGGCATGGCTCGGCGTCCTCGTGGCCCCCGACAGCGCATGGAACTGCCCGATATTCAACGTAACATTTGAACCCGGTGTACGAAACAACTGGCACAGGCACCCCGGTGGCCAGATCCTGCTTGTCACAGCAGGCACTGGCTATTACCAGGAAGAAGGGAAGACGGCACGGCTGCTCAACAAAGGCGATGTCGTGCAGATCCCGCCGGATGTCAGGCACTGGCACGGTGCAGCGGCTGACAGCTGGTTTTCTCATATTGCCATAAGCACGAACGTGCAACAAGGGGATGTCGAATGGATGGAACCCGTGACAGATGAGGAATATCCGGAATAA
- a CDS encoding TfoX/Sxy family protein, which produces MAVSDEFLDYILDQVSAWGGVTVRKMFGGAGLYRDGLMFGLVADDVLYLKVDDTTRDKYVAAGSAPFKPYPNKPPMSSYYEIPPDILENPEELIEWAHESLSVQKKRT; this is translated from the coding sequence ATGGCGGTATCGGACGAATTTCTTGATTATATTCTTGATCAGGTGTCAGCGTGGGGCGGCGTCACCGTACGAAAAATGTTCGGCGGTGCCGGGCTCTATCGTGACGGTTTGATGTTTGGCCTTGTAGCTGATGATGTTCTCTATCTGAAGGTTGATGACACAACACGGGACAAATATGTGGCGGCAGGGTCCGCACCATTCAAACCGTACCCAAACAAACCGCCAATGTCGTCCTACTACGAGATACCCCCGGACATCCTGGAAAACCCGGAGGAATTGATCGAATGGGCGCATGAGTCGCTCTCCGTTCAAAAGAAACGGACCTGA